In Anseongella ginsenosidimutans, one genomic interval encodes:
- a CDS encoding TIGR00266 family protein → MQSSHQIDYYIHGEEMQLVEIELDPQESVIAESGSFLMMEDGVQMQTIFGDGSGQQQNGFLGKLFSAGKRILTGESLFMTVFTNAGQGKKRVSFAAPYSGKIIPLDLAVLGGKIICQKDAFLCAARGISVGIEFQRKLGSGLFGGEGFIMQKVEGDGIAFVHSGGYVFEKDLQAGEVLKVDTGCVVAYTPSVDFDIQFVGGVRNTIFGGEGLFFATLRGPGRVWIQSLPISRLANRVLEYAKSGWGRKEEGGVLGSLGNLLDGR, encoded by the coding sequence ATGCAATCCAGTCACCAAATAGACTATTACATTCACGGCGAAGAAATGCAGCTGGTGGAAATCGAACTCGACCCGCAGGAAAGCGTGATCGCCGAATCCGGCAGCTTCCTGATGATGGAGGACGGCGTCCAGATGCAAACTATTTTCGGCGATGGTTCAGGGCAGCAGCAGAACGGCTTCCTGGGAAAACTATTCTCTGCCGGGAAACGTATTTTGACGGGAGAGAGTCTGTTCATGACCGTTTTCACCAATGCAGGGCAGGGAAAGAAAAGAGTCTCCTTCGCCGCGCCTTATTCCGGTAAGATCATCCCCCTTGACCTTGCGGTACTCGGCGGCAAAATAATCTGCCAGAAAGATGCCTTTCTATGTGCTGCCCGCGGCATTTCGGTGGGCATTGAATTCCAGCGGAAACTGGGTTCCGGCCTGTTCGGCGGGGAAGGATTTATCATGCAGAAAGTGGAAGGGGACGGCATTGCCTTTGTACATTCAGGCGGCTACGTGTTTGAAAAGGACCTGCAGGCGGGCGAAGTGCTTAAAGTGGATACCGGCTGCGTCGTCGCCTATACCCCTTCCGTCGATTTTGATATCCAGTTCGTGGGAGGCGTCAGGAATACCATTTTTGGCGGGGAAGGCTTGTTTTTCGCCACGCTGCGCGGACCAGGCCGCGTATGGATACAATCGCTGCCTATCAGCCGCCTGGCCAACCGCGTCCTGGAATATGCCAAGAGCGGATGGGGCCGGAAAGAAGAAGGAGGCGTATTGGGCAGCCTGGGTAACCTGCTTGATGGCAGGTAG
- the ltrA gene encoding group II intron reverse transcriptase/maturase, giving the protein MELAYRKVVGNKGSAGIDGMEVSQLRPYLQTHWQRIKEELEGGIYCPQPVKKVTIPKPGGGQRMLGIPTVTDRLIQQAIQQVLSPIWEPTFSDQSYGFRAGRRASSAVEQAKTYQEQGYKYVVDMDLSNFFDEVNHRRLMSRIMEKTRGEWQLHRLIDRCLKAGIMEGGVLEPRSKGTPQGSPLSPLLSNIVLDELDKELEKRGHKFVRYADDCNVYVKTRQSGERVYASLTRFLEGKMRLKVNKEKSKADRLGKRKFLGFSFYWKKGGVGIRVSPESLRRLRQELKRLFRQGRGRNIGRFITEQLNPHLRGWLNYYRIADMKGIAEELDEWIRRRLRLIKWRQWKRRWTRRLRLMAAGLSEERAVQSSFNDRGPWWNSGASHMNQAFPKKYFRHLGLESLLDRYLIYKKTVGTGTAGYGTVRPVV; this is encoded by the coding sequence ATGGAGCTTGCCTACCGAAAGGTAGTGGGCAACAAAGGCTCGGCGGGGATAGACGGGATGGAAGTCAGCCAGCTGCGGCCGTATCTCCAAACACACTGGCAACGAATCAAAGAAGAGTTGGAAGGGGGCATCTACTGCCCCCAGCCGGTAAAGAAGGTAACCATACCGAAGCCGGGAGGAGGCCAGCGAATGCTGGGTATCCCCACGGTCACCGACCGGCTGATCCAACAAGCTATCCAGCAAGTATTGAGTCCGATCTGGGAACCCACGTTCTCAGATCAGAGCTACGGTTTCCGTGCAGGGCGCAGGGCATCATCCGCAGTTGAACAAGCAAAGACTTATCAGGAGCAGGGCTACAAATACGTAGTGGATATGGACTTGTCAAACTTTTTTGACGAGGTCAACCACCGAAGACTGATGAGCCGGATTATGGAAAAGACCCGGGGAGAATGGCAGCTGCACCGCCTGATAGACCGTTGCCTGAAAGCAGGTATAATGGAGGGCGGGGTGCTGGAACCACGCAGTAAAGGCACTCCTCAAGGGTCACCGCTATCGCCGCTGTTGTCCAATATCGTATTAGACGAACTGGACAAAGAGTTGGAGAAGCGGGGCCATAAGTTTGTCCGATATGCTGATGACTGCAACGTGTACGTGAAAACCAGGCAATCCGGGGAACGGGTATATGCCTCATTAACACGCTTTTTGGAAGGGAAGATGCGGCTGAAAGTGAACAAGGAAAAGAGCAAGGCAGATCGTCTGGGAAAACGAAAATTCCTGGGCTTCAGCTTCTACTGGAAGAAAGGCGGGGTGGGGATCCGGGTATCCCCCGAGAGCCTGAGACGTCTCCGGCAGGAACTCAAGAGGCTATTCAGGCAAGGTAGAGGGAGAAACATAGGAAGGTTTATCACTGAACAGCTCAACCCTCATCTCAGGGGCTGGCTGAATTATTACCGTATAGCGGACATGAAAGGGATTGCGGAGGAGCTGGATGAATGGATCCGCAGGCGGTTACGACTGATCAAGTGGCGGCAATGGAAACGAAGGTGGACAAGACGCCTGCGTCTGATGGCCGCAGGGCTGTCGGAGGAGCGAGCTGTTCAGTCTTCGTTCAACGACCGCGGCCCATGGTGGAATTCCGGGGCCAGCCACATGAATCAAGCCTTTCCTAAGAAGTATTTCCGACACCTTGGCTTAGAAAGCCTGCTGGACAGATATTTGATTTACAAGAAAACAGTAGGCACTGGAACCGCCGGATACGGAACCGTACGTCCGGTGGTGTGA
- a CDS encoding DUF1016 N-terminal domain-containing protein, with amino-acid sequence MKLVENGGEYQSLKKRIDELLQKGREQAGRAVNTILVHTYWHIGRHIVEFEQGGKQKSDYGRELLDKLSRDLTLAYGKGFSRSNLVYMRKFFRSFPKSETLSHQLRWSHYFEILKADNDLEISFYIKQCEKERWSVRELKRQMKSMLFHRLALSKDKPGVLAIANKGVDIQKPEDIIKDPYVFEFLGIQQ; translated from the coding sequence ATGAAACTAGTTGAAAACGGCGGAGAATACCAATCGCTCAAAAAACGGATAGATGAGCTATTGCAAAAAGGGCGTGAACAGGCTGGCCGCGCCGTCAATACCATTCTCGTGCATACCTACTGGCATATCGGGAGGCACATTGTAGAGTTTGAACAAGGCGGAAAGCAGAAATCAGATTATGGCCGCGAATTGCTCGATAAACTTTCGCGCGATTTGACTCTGGCATATGGAAAAGGCTTTAGTCGATCCAATCTGGTATATATGCGCAAGTTTTTTCGCTCGTTCCCAAAAAGTGAGACACTGTCTCACCAATTGCGCTGGAGCCATTATTTTGAGATACTCAAGGCAGACAACGACCTGGAAATCAGCTTTTATATCAAGCAATGTGAAAAGGAACGATGGAGTGTCCGCGAACTAAAGCGCCAGATGAAAAGCATGCTGTTTCACCGATTGGCGCTAAGCAAAGATAAACCAGGCGTTTTGGCAATCGCCAATAAAGGAGTAGATATTCAAAAGCCGGAAGACATTATCAAAGACCCTTATGTTTTTGAATTTCTGGGCATACAGCAGTAG
- a CDS encoding DUF192 domain-containing protein, which produces MSNARRNVRIFVGLFLLAAVSTGVYYLYLYKPEKKAGILLEHTGNSFKKEGELTFIDGETGEKVITIDIEKAETPEEHEIGLMYRRDMQESQGMLFIGKQEEEKGFWMKNTYIALDIIYVNAEKEIVSIGKYAKPQSTESIPSGAPAQYVVEVVAGFSDKYGIGKGDKISF; this is translated from the coding sequence ATGAGTAACGCCCGGCGTAATGTCCGTATTTTTGTTGGCCTCTTCTTGCTGGCCGCCGTTTCCACAGGGGTCTATTACCTGTACTTATACAAACCCGAAAAAAAAGCGGGAATCCTCCTGGAACACACCGGTAATTCATTCAAAAAGGAGGGGGAGCTTACCTTTATTGATGGCGAAACCGGTGAAAAGGTCATCACCATTGACATTGAAAAGGCGGAAACCCCTGAAGAACACGAAATAGGTTTGATGTACCGCCGGGATATGCAGGAGAGCCAGGGAATGCTGTTCATCGGCAAGCAGGAAGAAGAAAAGGGCTTCTGGATGAAAAATACCTATATAGCCCTGGATATTATTTACGTCAACGCCGAAAAGGAAATAGTGTCTATCGGAAAGTATGCCAAACCGCAATCTACGGAAAGCATTCCATCCGGCGCGCCCGCGCAGTATGTAGTAGAAGTGGTAGCGGGCTTCAGCGATAAATACGGGATCGGCAAAGGCGACAAGATCAGTTTTTAA
- a CDS encoding sensor histidine kinase, with amino-acid sequence MAKKGLLLIVLMMSVALLGLIGMQAYYISESYKLNARLFDQSVVTALNNVSTKIEKADAARFMKDKIAPFELPEFPRFDKEFFMTGASGNRASRESGVPAIVTVQPFKGVNIISRRDPGGNFSTEISFNLYGLKILSLPEFIQFLETTVSTQIAYRDGQMYYKESPPFGITPGELRKKVLEHREIVEKQLTNSSLADRKAAEDIRFLQIMAGGQVQPITSEELQKIQQQMAAASRQQQNFASPGNLELEWKKFIDSLENFEQRVKVFEELAAEMQSMHLPLEERINPKLIDSLLRNELQSQGITLAYNIEIRTAGNDSLLFASHQTGGNDPEVYKAALFPQDVVKGTSGELILKIPNKDRYLIRKMNVLTGSSGALILVIIVCFALTIYSMLRQKKLSRMKSDFINNMTHEFKTPVSTIMLASEALKDEDMSANKDQVLRYAGIIYDENLRLGSYVERVLNMARLEKSDFRVERNEVTMNELVNAVVDSMDLQLQKKKANVELNLEAEEDCIIGDELHLSNVIYNLVENAIKYSAGEPGVIIRTENQDEQLKITVADQGIGMSKEQRKKIFEKFYRAQSGNLHDVKGFGLGLSYVNSIVKLLDGEIKVRSELNKGSEFEITFPLARS; translated from the coding sequence ATGGCGAAAAAGGGATTGTTACTGATCGTGCTTATGATGAGCGTTGCGTTGCTGGGATTGATTGGCATGCAAGCTTATTATATTTCCGAATCTTATAAGCTGAACGCCCGGCTCTTTGACCAAAGTGTAGTCACCGCGCTGAACAATGTTTCCACGAAAATTGAAAAAGCGGACGCGGCGCGGTTTATGAAAGATAAGATCGCTCCCTTTGAACTTCCGGAGTTTCCGCGCTTTGATAAAGAATTTTTCATGACAGGTGCTTCCGGCAACAGGGCGTCCCGCGAATCCGGGGTGCCGGCCATCGTGACGGTTCAGCCCTTCAAAGGGGTAAACATTATCTCCCGCCGTGATCCCGGGGGTAATTTCAGCACAGAAATTTCCTTTAACCTGTATGGTTTAAAAATACTGTCCCTGCCGGAATTCATACAGTTCCTGGAAACCACGGTAAGTACGCAAATCGCTTACCGGGATGGCCAGATGTACTACAAGGAAAGCCCGCCGTTCGGCATTACGCCGGGGGAACTGCGGAAAAAGGTGCTTGAACACCGGGAAATTGTAGAGAAACAGCTAACCAACAGCTCTTTGGCAGACAGAAAGGCCGCGGAGGACATTCGCTTTTTACAGATCATGGCCGGCGGGCAGGTACAACCCATTACCTCGGAAGAACTGCAAAAGATCCAGCAGCAAATGGCCGCCGCTTCCAGGCAGCAGCAGAACTTTGCCTCGCCCGGAAACCTGGAACTGGAATGGAAAAAGTTCATAGATTCCCTGGAAAACTTCGAACAGCGGGTAAAGGTATTCGAGGAACTGGCCGCCGAAATGCAAAGTATGCATTTGCCCCTGGAGGAAAGGATCAATCCCAAACTGATCGATTCACTACTTAGAAACGAACTGCAAAGCCAGGGCATTACCCTTGCTTACAATATTGAGATCCGCACGGCGGGAAACGATTCGCTCCTGTTCGCCAGCCATCAAACCGGGGGAAATGATCCGGAAGTGTACAAAGCGGCGCTCTTTCCCCAGGATGTCGTAAAAGGCACTTCCGGCGAGCTGATACTGAAGATCCCGAATAAGGACCGTTACCTGATCCGGAAGATGAACGTACTCACGGGCTCTTCGGGCGCGCTGATACTGGTGATCATCGTTTGTTTTGCCCTCACCATTTATTCCATGCTGCGTCAGAAAAAACTTTCCCGGATGAAAAGCGATTTCATCAATAATATGACGCATGAGTTCAAAACCCCGGTGTCAACGATCATGCTCGCCAGCGAAGCGCTCAAAGACGAGGACATGAGCGCCAACAAGGACCAGGTACTGAGGTACGCGGGTATCATTTATGACGAGAACCTTCGCCTGGGAAGCTATGTGGAACGCGTGCTGAATATGGCACGCCTTGAGAAAAGTGATTTTCGTGTGGAAAGGAACGAAGTAACGATGAACGAACTGGTCAATGCAGTGGTTGACAGCATGGACCTGCAGCTGCAAAAGAAAAAAGCGAATGTGGAACTCAACCTGGAGGCAGAGGAGGATTGCATCATCGGGGATGAACTGCATCTTTCCAACGTCATTTACAACCTGGTTGAAAACGCGATAAAATATTCTGCGGGGGAACCCGGCGTGATTATTCGCACGGAGAACCAGGACGAACAGTTAAAAATAACCGTGGCTGACCAGGGCATAGGAATGAGCAAGGAACAGCGAAAAAAGATATTTGAAAAATTTTACCGGGCCCAGTCAGGTAATTTACATGATGTAAAAGGTTTCGGACTTGGATTAAGTTACGTAAATTCGATCGTGAAACTGCTCGATGGAGAAATTAAAGTGCGGAGCGAATTGAACAAGGGTAGTGAATTCGAAATTACGTTTCCTTTAGCAAGATCATGA
- a CDS encoding transposase: protein MKTLPLFHQRRISFLQLAGHSKYSELRYRQQFKKRFDFLRFNKTLVDEHSGGNYVIAIDPSFVAKSGKQTPGVGYFWSGQAGQAKRGLKILGITFDCNQ, encoded by the coding sequence ATGAAAACGTTACCACTTTTTCATCAGAGACGGATTAGCTTTCTGCAACTGGCCGGACATAGTAAATATAGTGAATTGCGGTATCGCCAGCAATTCAAAAAACGGTTTGACTTTCTGCGTTTCAACAAAACCCTGGTAGATGAGCATAGCGGCGGAAACTATGTCATTGCCATTGATCCCAGTTTTGTAGCCAAGTCCGGCAAACAAACCCCGGGCGTAGGCTACTTCTGGTCCGGGCAGGCCGGACAGGCCAAGCGCGGCCTGAAAATACTGGGTATTACATTTGATTGTAACCAATAA
- a CDS encoding response regulator transcription factor: MSPKILLVEDDPNLGTLLEEYLKLKGNYEVTLCTDGEEAIRAFHSQSFDLCILDVMMPKKDGFAVGREIRQVNAGIPIIFATAKSMMEDKTEGFSLGGDDYITKPFRIEELLLRIKALLKRTRQDTPEQNQETTIFRIGKYEFDYPSQVLRINGKEQKMSGKEAELLRLLCLHAGQLLAREEALLTIWNNDNYFTGRSMDVFLSKLRKYLKDDPNVEILNVHGKGYRLVC; the protein is encoded by the coding sequence ATGAGCCCCAAAATACTCCTCGTAGAAGACGACCCCAACCTTGGTACCCTCCTGGAAGAATACCTGAAACTGAAGGGAAATTATGAAGTAACGCTGTGTACTGACGGGGAAGAAGCCATCAGGGCTTTTCACAGCCAGTCTTTTGACCTTTGCATACTGGATGTAATGATGCCAAAAAAAGACGGTTTCGCAGTAGGGCGCGAGATCCGGCAAGTAAACGCCGGCATCCCCATCATATTCGCCACCGCCAAATCCATGATGGAAGACAAGACCGAAGGATTCAGCCTCGGCGGCGACGACTACATTACCAAGCCTTTCCGGATCGAAGAATTACTCCTGCGAATTAAAGCGCTCCTGAAACGGACCCGGCAGGATACCCCGGAACAAAATCAGGAAACCACGATATTCCGGATTGGGAAATATGAATTTGACTACCCCAGTCAGGTCCTGCGGATCAACGGAAAAGAACAGAAAATGTCCGGAAAGGAAGCCGAATTGCTGCGCCTGCTTTGCCTGCATGCCGGTCAGTTGCTGGCCCGGGAAGAAGCCCTGCTAACCATCTGGAACAACGACAATTACTTCACCGGCAGAAGCATGGACGTCTTCCTGAGCAAGCTCCGGAAATACCTGAAAGACGACCCGAATGTGGAAATCCTGAACGTCCACGGCAAAGGCTACCGGCTGGTCTGCTAA
- a CDS encoding DUF4153 domain-containing protein, with protein sequence MAKIYFPSLESLLDDFMAVLRRFPLELVFALAGTCAAIQSTLPGHEHTDTAWIRVIMCGNLGLVFSLSASTFATSLRTKAIVTWLLRALVLGLAVFYFFRLPAILRDEDIYRFFLFAAAGHVLVSVAPFWERGNIGSFWFYNKTLFLRFLTAVLYSAVLFAGLSIALLALDELFGVTIEGEVYFRLWMVIAGLFNTLMFLAGVPVQPLEKKTEEAYPKALKVFTQYVLIPLVSIYVLILLAYELKIIVQWDLPRGWVSNLIIAFAVFGVLSLLLVFPVRNSSENKWITWYGKTFHWILLPLVGLLFLAIGKRISEYGFTEERFIVLITGVWLLFTAVYFLSGRRDNIKMIPASLIIFILFTLTLAFPVSADSQMQRLFAVFERNNMLETGESGTSDTVRVVPAQKQPSEEDRKEITSIVTYLYQMHGLEPFRGHFTGLSEEKLELYAYNFTDNLLKSLQVAPAYRWDTFPGLDGIRFFNVSLKSDTAIPITGFDFQLNKELPGRRDEFHAGDHSITEELLPKEMSAALVIDKVDTLRFDLEPLINTLLQEYIKTQRGASSINPEEASLEKETDRYKVRLYLLSVSGHVNEQGVIDTTSSLNIQTGYLLKFKN encoded by the coding sequence ATGGCTAAAATCTACTTTCCTTCCCTGGAATCACTGCTGGATGATTTTATGGCGGTACTCAGGCGTTTCCCTTTGGAGCTGGTATTTGCCCTGGCGGGAACCTGTGCGGCAATTCAATCTACGCTGCCGGGTCATGAACATACTGATACGGCCTGGATACGGGTGATCATGTGCGGTAACCTTGGATTGGTGTTTAGTCTTTCTGCCAGCACCTTTGCGACGTCCCTGCGGACAAAGGCGATCGTGACCTGGCTGCTGCGGGCGCTTGTTCTGGGGTTGGCTGTATTTTATTTTTTCAGGCTTCCCGCCATTTTACGTGATGAGGATATTTACAGGTTCTTCCTGTTTGCTGCAGCGGGGCATGTCCTTGTATCCGTGGCGCCCTTTTGGGAGCGCGGAAATATCGGCAGTTTCTGGTTTTATAATAAAACGCTGTTCCTTCGTTTTCTTACGGCCGTCTTATATTCCGCCGTACTTTTCGCCGGCCTCTCAATAGCGCTGCTGGCCCTGGACGAATTGTTTGGGGTTACGATAGAAGGGGAAGTGTATTTCCGGTTATGGATGGTGATCGCAGGGCTGTTCAACACCCTCATGTTCCTGGCAGGAGTACCGGTTCAGCCACTGGAAAAGAAAACGGAAGAAGCTTATCCGAAAGCCTTAAAGGTATTTACCCAGTACGTGCTGATTCCCCTGGTGAGCATTTATGTGCTGATCCTGCTGGCTTATGAACTCAAGATCATTGTGCAATGGGACCTGCCACGAGGCTGGGTATCCAACCTGATCATCGCCTTCGCCGTTTTCGGGGTACTCTCGCTCCTGCTCGTATTCCCGGTACGAAATTCCTCGGAAAACAAATGGATCACCTGGTACGGGAAAACTTTTCACTGGATCCTGCTGCCCCTGGTAGGCTTGCTTTTCCTGGCAATTGGCAAGCGGATATCCGAATATGGTTTCACGGAAGAACGGTTCATTGTATTGATTACCGGGGTCTGGCTTTTATTTACGGCAGTCTATTTTCTGTCGGGGCGAAGGGATAATATTAAGATGATCCCTGCTTCGCTCATTATTTTTATCCTGTTCACCCTTACGCTGGCCTTTCCTGTTTCCGCAGATAGCCAAATGCAGCGGCTGTTTGCCGTTTTTGAACGGAATAATATGCTGGAAACCGGCGAATCCGGCACTAGCGATACTGTACGCGTAGTCCCGGCGCAGAAACAACCTTCCGAAGAGGACCGGAAGGAAATCACTTCTATTGTTACCTACCTTTACCAGATGCATGGCTTAGAGCCTTTCAGGGGGCATTTTACCGGCCTTTCGGAAGAAAAGCTGGAACTTTACGCCTATAATTTTACCGACAATCTGCTCAAAAGCCTCCAGGTCGCCCCCGCTTACCGGTGGGATACCTTTCCCGGGCTTGACGGAATCCGTTTTTTCAACGTTTCTTTAAAAAGCGATACGGCGATTCCAATAACCGGTTTTGATTTCCAGCTGAACAAAGAGCTTCCCGGAAGAAGGGATGAATTCCATGCGGGCGATCATTCGATCACAGAGGAGCTGCTCCCGAAAGAAATGTCAGCTGCCCTGGTTATTGACAAGGTTGACACCCTTCGTTTTGACCTGGAACCCCTGATAAATACGCTGTTACAGGAATATATAAAGACACAAAGGGGTGCATCAAGCATCAACCCGGAAGAAGCCTCACTGGAAAAGGAAACGGACCGGTATAAAGTACGGCTGTACCTGCTGAGCGTCTCAGGCCATGTAAATGAACAAGGTGTGATCGATACCACCTCTTCACTGAATATTCAAACGGGGTACCTGCTGAAGTTTAAAAACTGA